A section of the Babesia microti strain RI chromosome I, complete genome genome encodes:
- a CDS encoding Ribosomal protein S12/S23 (overlaps_old_locusTagID:BBM_I01185) translates to MLRNLTTSLTNNLFGLFTTQMQLKWNHNLLYSCKLSLASLESVKYFSTRSLHGRLFYKRTPKIIPVHKPKNVRSKWLEGAPQKKGICVVVRVLTPRKPNSGLRKVARVRLSTGRTVYVYIPGIGHNLSTHSVVLVRGGRCRDLPGVYYKAIRGKYDLLPVKNRTTSRSKYGVKIDANIRARKDNKLKHIHLTSQFDRDEFNARRVYNWHDTSGELYLKTLDTSDPMPLDIFHFNTRWRHRLATKNE, encoded by the coding sequence ATGCTTAGGAATCTCACTACATCACTTACGAACAATCTATTTGGATTGTTTACTACACAAATGCAGCTTAAATGGAACCATAACTTGTTATATTCATGCAAATTGTCACTGGCATCGTTAGAAtctgtaaaatatttttcaacACGTAGCCTACACGGGCGATTGTTTTACAAAAGAACACCAAAAATAATTCCTGTGCACAAACCCAAGAATGTACGTTCAAAATGGCTGGAAGGGGCGCCACAAAAAAAGGGAATTTGCGTCGTTGTCCGTGTTCTCACACCCAGAAAACCAAATTCGGGCCTAAGAAAAGTGGCCAGGGTGAGGTTAAGTACTGGAAGAACTGTTTACGTTTATATACCTGGAATTGGCCACAATTTGTCTACACACTCAGTCGTGTTGGTTAGGGGCGGAAGGTGCAGGGATTTGCCAGGGGTTTACTACAAGGCTATCAGAGGCAAATATGATTTGTTGCCGGTAAAAAACCGCACCACTAGTAGATCAAAATATGGTGTCAAAATAGATGCCAACATTAGAGCTAGGAAGGATAACAAGTTGAAACATATACACTTGACCAGTCAATTTGATAGGGACGAATTTAACGCCAGGAGAGTGTACAATTGGCACGACACTAGTGGAGAATTGTACCTGAAGACATTGGACACTAGTGACCCAATGCCACTTGATATATTCCACTTCAACACCCGTTGGAGGCATAGATTGGCAActaaaaatgaataa
- a CDS encoding Splicing factor U2af large subunit A (overlaps_old_locusTagID:BBM_I01180) — protein sequence MGKERDRYDRHDRGRYERNRYDHGMSRDRNDHDRYDRDRYDRDRRDDGRRSRDRYGRGRDIDRASDRSRFRHSDSYDRKRFKFDSPPKQAPKEGFGGGVLGYVDGIPVQDSEAESTRFSRQLEISNTPPNIEVEVIIEYFNMAMLAVGGNCLPGNPAIRGKHNSNDKTSITIEMRTLEETSNALQLNGLNLMGKSLSITRVGNCPPEYINKAPPPTVPTISPSILALGVNGLQSADIKPLLSNAITSLVGGAPKTDRLLILDLPITQSEDQIKSMVEEFGKLKYIQLFKNADDTSAGMCLIEFVDTNVQVEALQKMRLQYNIILAEDALTKRIIDRNLLRLQMRNQSELMKTQIPTRCIIIRNLVTTASLQNDREYQEVIEDIRAECDLMGQVERVEVPRNPPSEMAYAFVLFESIQGAAMARKSLGGRRFASNVVQVDFYNEEEFMMGKFDKPEANYELAIRG from the exons ATGGGCAAAGAAAGAGATAGGTATGATCGACACGATCGTGGTAGATATGAACGCAACAGATATGATCATGGAATGTCGAGAGATAGAAATGACCATGACAGATATGACAGGGACCGATATGATAGAGATAGGAGGGACGATGGTAGAAGGTCTAGGGATAGGTATGGCCGCGGTCGGGATATCGATAGGGCCAGCGATCGAAGTCGATTCAGGCATTCAGATAGCTACGATAGGAAGAGgtttaaatttgattcCCCGCCTAAGCAAGCACCCAAGGAAGGATTTGGCGGGGGTGTTTTGGGCTATGTGGACGGGATCCCTGTACAGG ATTCCGAAGCTGAATCCACCCGCTTTTCTCGTCAACTTGAGATATCTAACACTCCCCCTAACATAGAGGTGGAAGTGATTATTGAATACTTTAATATGGCAATGTTAGCTGTTGGTGGCAATTGTTTACCTGGAAACCCAGCAATTAGGGGAAAGCACAATAGCAACGATAAAACTTCAATCACGATTGAAATGAGGACACTCGAAGAGACTAGTAATGCTCTGCAACTTAATGgattaaatttgatggGGAAAAGTTTATCCATTACTCGTGTTGGGAACTGTCCCCCGGAATACATTAATAAGGCACCTCCACCAACTGTACCCACTATATCTCCAAGCATTCTAGCACTTGGGGTAAATGGTCTACAGTCTGCCGACATTAAACCATTGCTATCAAATGCTATAACAAGTCTTGTTGGTG GTGCGCCAAAAACTGACAGATTACTCATACTAGATCTACCCATTACACAATCTGAAGATCAAATTAAAAGTATGGTGGAGgaatttggcaaattgaAGTACATACAATTGTTCAAAAACGCGGATGATACTAGCGCCGGAATGTGCCTAATTGAGTTCGTCGACACAAATGTACAAGTGGAGGCTTTGCAAAAAATGAGGCTacaatataacattatattAGCTGAGGATGCTTTGACAAAACGAATAATCGACAGGAATTTGCTGAGATTACAAATGAGGAATCAGTCGGAGCTAATGAAAACTCAAATTCCAACCagatgtataataataagaAACCTAGTCACAACAGCATCT ttGCAAAATGACCGGGAATATCAAGAAGTAATTGAAGACATTCGCGCCGAATGCGATCTTATGGGACAGGTGGAAAGGGTGGAAGTTCCTAGGAATCCTCCCAGCGAAATGGCCTATGCGTTTGTGCTATTTGAATCAATTCAAGGGGCTGCCATGGCTAGGAAG TCTTTAGGAGGACGCCGTTTCGCATCAAATGTAGTACAGGTTGATTTCTACAATGAAGAGGAGTTCATGATGGGCAAATTTGATAAGCCTGAAGCCAATTATGAATTGGCAATACGGGGCTAG